The Bacillus sp. Y1 genome has a window encoding:
- a CDS encoding phytoene desaturase family protein, with the protein MKPSVCIIGAGMGGLTAGAFLAKNGFDVTILEKATSVGGSAGFYTRKDRRFPTGATVAFGLEEDGVLKKLLNELNIHPPTMELLHPMDVILPDRKVSIYKDQMRWERELQMRFSEREKDVLSFWKKLEQIGEDVLSVTKSEVSLPIQRMYDLGSFPSFALTNPLSVTRLAKYASWNVEKLLKTYYLHTYLPLRQFLDAQLIDAVQTEVSEAALLPSSVALTIYRKGSFTIENGIGQLCELLKDYIIQLGGHVYLSSPLTKVQYDQTTKFWQVESKKCNESFSTIINNSGISFGDYTSYEDSDFSWGAFRIDATLRQEVAHLLQGNALPFAFQIVSDNPQLAKYCHNPIYATLHESKSGGEDHLAEVLMSISVHTEDKRWIQLSKESYKKEKNFLMDLLMQEVEKVFPYKKHLLFAEAGTPVTYKRFVGKTKVGGFPLTVKNAVWKPRSFRTKLPNWYIVGEQAFPGPGTLSAALSGYYASRAIIKEYS; encoded by the coding sequence ATGAAACCATCAGTTTGTATTATTGGTGCAGGAATGGGTGGGTTAACCGCCGGTGCCTTTCTAGCCAAAAATGGATTTGACGTTACCATACTTGAAAAAGCAACAAGCGTAGGAGGATCTGCGGGATTTTATACGAGAAAAGATAGACGATTTCCAACAGGAGCTACCGTTGCCTTTGGACTGGAGGAAGATGGTGTTCTTAAAAAATTACTGAATGAGCTCAATATTCATCCACCAACAATGGAGCTTCTTCACCCGATGGATGTGATTTTACCAGATCGAAAGGTTTCGATTTACAAAGATCAAATGCGATGGGAAAGAGAATTACAAATGAGGTTCTCAGAAAGAGAAAAGGACGTTCTATCATTTTGGAAAAAGCTTGAACAGATCGGTGAAGACGTTCTATCAGTCACAAAAAGTGAAGTTTCTTTGCCCATACAACGAATGTATGATCTAGGAAGTTTTCCCTCATTTGCCTTAACTAATCCTTTATCAGTAACAAGACTAGCCAAGTATGCGTCATGGAACGTCGAGAAGCTATTAAAAACATATTATCTGCATACCTATCTCCCGTTAAGACAGTTTCTTGATGCGCAGTTGATTGATGCCGTTCAAACTGAAGTATCAGAGGCCGCACTGTTGCCTTCCAGTGTAGCATTAACCATCTATAGGAAAGGAAGTTTCACTATTGAAAATGGAATTGGCCAACTTTGCGAACTACTGAAGGACTACATTATCCAATTAGGTGGTCATGTGTATCTTTCTTCCCCCTTGACAAAAGTACAATATGATCAAACTACTAAGTTTTGGCAAGTGGAAAGTAAAAAATGCAACGAATCATTCTCCACCATCATCAATAACTCCGGAATCTCTTTTGGTGATTACACTTCCTATGAAGATAGTGATTTCTCATGGGGTGCTTTTCGAATTGATGCCACTTTAAGGCAAGAGGTGGCTCATCTATTACAGGGAAACGCACTTCCGTTTGCATTCCAAATTGTTTCCGACAATCCTCAGTTGGCAAAATATTGTCACAATCCTATTTATGCTACGTTGCATGAATCCAAAAGTGGAGGGGAGGATCACCTGGCTGAAGTGTTGATGAGTATTTCTGTTCACACTGAAGATAAAAGATGGATTCAGTTGTCAAAGGAGTCTTATAAGAAAGAAAAGAACTTTCTGATGGACCTATTAATGCAAGAAGTAGAAAAGGTTTTCCCATACAAAAAGCATCTTTTATTTGCTGAAGCTGGAACACCAGTTACGTACAAAAGATTTGTCGGAAAAACAAAGGTTGGAGGTTTTCCTTTAACCGTAAAGAATGCCGTATGGAAACCAAGAAGCTTCCGTACAAAACTTCCCAATTGGTATATCGTCGGGGAACAAGCCTTTCCAGGACCAGGTACGTTATCTGCTGCACTAAGTGGATATTATGCGTCTAGAGCTATCATAAAAGAGTATTCATAA
- a CDS encoding SDR family oxidoreductase translates to MNLSLTGRVCIITGSSRGIGAAFAESFASEGCHVVINYLKNAEKAEILAEKLKKEYGVDCLAIQADVTNENDVKRLISLVIEEFDRIDIVVNNALHGYLFDPTERKWAWEVEWNDYQKQIDGSLKGTYLLSKYAIPHMKDMNFGRIINMTTNLLYRPVVPYHDYNTAKGGVMTFSQNLAADIGRFGITVNCIAPGLVYPTEASKRTKEEVKSVILAETPLGRIARPEDITGTALYLASNWARFVTGQTIIVDGGYTMK, encoded by the coding sequence GTGAATCTCTCATTAACAGGAAGGGTATGTATTATCACGGGCTCAAGCCGAGGCATTGGAGCAGCATTTGCTGAAAGCTTCGCCTCCGAAGGGTGTCATGTAGTTATCAATTATTTAAAAAATGCAGAAAAGGCAGAAATACTTGCGGAAAAATTAAAAAAAGAATACGGAGTGGACTGTCTAGCAATTCAAGCGGATGTTACGAATGAAAACGATGTAAAAAGATTGATTAGCTTGGTAATTGAAGAGTTTGATCGGATCGACATTGTAGTTAATAATGCCCTCCATGGATACCTCTTTGATCCTACAGAGAGAAAATGGGCATGGGAAGTAGAGTGGAATGATTATCAAAAACAAATCGATGGTTCGTTAAAGGGGACCTATCTCCTGAGTAAATATGCGATACCGCATATGAAAGATATGAACTTCGGTCGAATTATTAATATGACAACCAATTTATTGTATCGCCCGGTTGTACCTTACCATGACTATAATACAGCCAAGGGAGGAGTCATGACCTTTTCTCAAAACTTAGCCGCCGATATAGGAAGGTTTGGTATTACCGTTAATTGTATTGCTCCAGGGCTAGTGTACCCGACAGAAGCAAGTAAACGAACAAAGGAAGAAGTGAAATCAGTCATTCTTGCTGAGACACCCCTAGGGAGAATTGCCCGACCTGAAGATATTACTGGAACGGCACTTTATTTAGCTAGCAATTGGGCACGATTTGTTACCGGTCAAACCATCATCGTTGACGGTGGATATACGATGAAATAA
- a CDS encoding peptidoglycan-binding protein: MKIMYEFSQIELKEHDGQIIAIVHMKLDKQNLLTEFSSEIGEENVETLQESANVFVKKQFPGLKFARVLVVSGVMILANFPSLRTSAHEVTFNMSYLYFGNTSSYISQVDKTQGNLSQVSPSYFDLNADGSLKITSQFDAAFVTQMHARGIKVAPFLSNHWDRTLGRQALSNREKLSSQIAEFIVKNNLDGVQVDIENVTDIDREAYTDLVRLLREKLPANKEVSVAVSANPNGWTKGWHGSYDYKELAKYASYLMIMAYDESYAGGPQGPVASYGWVERSIQYSLNQGVAANKIVLGIPFYGRYWKEGEATGGAGISNNRVDEMLAKYGGTVTYDEKAQSPKATITIKPGEPSMTIAGNTLTAGTYHIWYENHESIKAKLQLIHKYNLKGSGSWSLGQESSSIWQSYRTWLAHDGQVEVSPVSETQPKEQTGSSAPSSAVTHIVQSGDTLWKIATTYKMTIDELKAWNQLTADAIFIGQALKVKSLQSEPTTQQPITSQPAANTPGAVSAPVPTTPAPAPAPKPAVTPPRAPAPVVAAPIKKYPTLRVGSSGSAVTDMQTKLKKVGIYKGSVHGKYDTNTRNAVIVFQKKYKLKADGIAGPATLSKLDTLIAPPKAATVPKPAAVPVKKYPTLRSGFKGSAVTDMQNKLKKNGVYRGNAHGMYDAATRNAVIAFQKKYKLKTDGIAGPTTLSKLDAVTK; encoded by the coding sequence ATGAAGATAATGTATGAATTTTCACAGATTGAACTAAAAGAACACGATGGTCAGATTATAGCTATTGTACATATGAAATTAGATAAACAAAATTTACTAACTGAGTTTAGTTCGGAAATTGGTGAGGAAAACGTTGAAACTTTGCAAGAATCGGCAAACGTCTTTGTAAAGAAGCAATTCCCTGGATTAAAGTTTGCAAGGGTTCTAGTTGTTTCTGGTGTTATGATTCTTGCTAACTTCCCTTCATTAAGAACTTCCGCTCACGAAGTTACTTTTAACATGAGTTATTTGTATTTTGGAAATACGAGCTCTTATATCTCTCAAGTTGATAAAACACAAGGAAACTTAAGTCAAGTGTCCCCAAGTTATTTTGATTTAAATGCGGACGGATCGCTCAAAATAACTTCTCAATTTGATGCGGCTTTTGTTACTCAAATGCACGCCCGCGGCATAAAAGTCGCTCCCTTTTTAAGTAATCATTGGGATCGAACCCTAGGGCGGCAGGCGCTTAGCAATCGTGAAAAATTATCTTCTCAAATCGCCGAGTTTATTGTGAAAAATAATCTTGATGGAGTTCAGGTGGATATTGAAAATGTGACAGATATCGATCGTGAAGCCTACACAGACTTGGTACGCTTGTTGCGTGAAAAACTTCCTGCAAACAAGGAGGTTTCGGTAGCGGTTTCTGCTAACCCGAACGGATGGACAAAAGGTTGGCATGGATCCTATGACTACAAAGAGCTTGCGAAATATGCCAGTTATTTAATGATTATGGCGTATGATGAAAGCTATGCCGGTGGCCCTCAAGGACCTGTCGCAAGTTACGGCTGGGTGGAACGCTCCATTCAATATTCTTTGAATCAAGGAGTTGCTGCCAACAAAATTGTTCTAGGTATTCCGTTCTATGGCCGATACTGGAAAGAAGGTGAAGCGACAGGTGGAGCGGGTATTTCAAATAACCGTGTTGACGAAATGCTCGCCAAATATGGCGGAACGGTAACCTATGATGAGAAAGCACAATCACCTAAAGCAACGATTACGATTAAACCAGGAGAGCCAAGTATGACCATTGCTGGTAATACTCTTACTGCTGGTACGTATCATATTTGGTATGAAAATCATGAGTCGATTAAAGCAAAATTACAGTTGATCCATAAATATAATCTTAAGGGTTCGGGAAGCTGGAGCTTAGGACAAGAAAGCTCATCCATTTGGCAATCGTATCGCACATGGTTAGCACATGATGGACAGGTGGAAGTTTCTCCCGTTAGTGAAACTCAGCCAAAAGAGCAAACAGGCAGTTCGGCTCCTTCTTCTGCCGTTACACATATCGTTCAATCTGGGGACACGCTCTGGAAAATTGCAACTACTTACAAAATGACCATTGACGAGCTGAAAGCATGGAATCAATTAACAGCAGATGCCATTTTTATAGGACAAGCATTGAAAGTTAAAAGCTTGCAATCCGAACCTACCACTCAACAACCAATAACAAGTCAACCAGCTGCAAATACACCAGGTGCAGTCTCTGCTCCAGTGCCAACAACACCGGCACCCGCACCCGCACCAAAACCAGCCGTAACGCCCCCAAGAGCACCGGCACCTGTCGTAGCAGCACCAATAAAGAAATATCCAACCCTTCGTGTAGGATCAAGTGGCTCAGCTGTGACGGATATGCAAACTAAGCTTAAGAAAGTAGGGATTTATAAAGGAAGTGTGCACGGTAAATACGATACAAACACGCGGAATGCTGTCATTGTTTTTCAGAAAAAATACAAGCTAAAAGCGGACGGTATCGCAGGACCTGCAACTTTGTCAAAGCTTGATACCTTAATTGCCCCACCCAAAGCTGCTACTGTACCAAAACCAGCTGCAGTCCCTGTTAAAAAGTACCCAACCTTGCGTTCTGGTTTCAAAGGTTCGGCTGTAACGGATATGCAAAACAAGTTAAAGAAAAATGGTGTATACAGAGGGAATGCACATGGCATGTACGATGCAGCAACAAGAAATGCCGTCATTGCGTTTCAAAAGAAATATAAATTAAAAACTGATGGTATTGCAGGGCCAACTACACTCAGTAAATTAGATGCAGTAACCAAATAG
- a CDS encoding DUF3231 family protein gives MQMDLTASELGYLWSMYQSLSMNMCILKYFDQIVEDEEIKGLNKEILACCLTAQGEITTIMNNEEFPIPVAFTDQDVNLQAGKLFTEPLILYYHWFVSKGNLNYSSIALNTIARDDIFTLFKRFNTESLELLDKARSFLLEKGLWIRPPYIPIPSEVQFVQKQSYLTKWLGEHRPLTGQEISMIFYNILTNELGLTVMKGFISVTDDEPFKSYMIKGKEIATKHKNALSEIFQKEEISTPGAWSVSNTSSKTAPFSTKLMISLISFLNSQGIANYGVALTSSMRSDIFRTFTSLMADVARYAEDGANILIEHGWFESPPQAPKLT, from the coding sequence ATGCAAATGGATTTGACCGCAAGTGAACTAGGCTATCTTTGGTCGATGTACCAGTCCTTATCCATGAATATGTGCATTCTAAAGTATTTTGACCAAATTGTAGAAGATGAAGAGATTAAGGGGTTAAATAAGGAAATTTTAGCATGTTGTCTGACCGCACAAGGTGAAATAACCACGATTATGAATAATGAAGAATTTCCGATTCCTGTTGCCTTTACGGATCAAGATGTAAACTTACAAGCAGGCAAACTATTTACAGAGCCACTTATCCTTTATTATCACTGGTTTGTTTCAAAAGGAAACTTAAATTATTCATCCATTGCCTTGAATACCATTGCTCGGGATGACATATTCACTTTATTTAAGCGATTCAATACTGAATCTTTAGAATTATTGGATAAGGCAAGAAGTTTTTTACTTGAAAAAGGATTATGGATTCGACCACCATATATCCCGATACCAAGTGAGGTTCAATTCGTTCAAAAACAAAGCTACTTAACGAAGTGGCTTGGGGAGCATCGTCCGTTGACAGGACAAGAAATTTCAATGATATTTTATAATATCTTAACGAATGAATTAGGACTCACGGTAATGAAGGGTTTTATTTCAGTCACAGATGACGAGCCTTTCAAATCCTATATGATAAAAGGCAAAGAAATAGCTACAAAGCATAAGAACGCGTTAAGTGAGATATTTCAGAAGGAAGAAATTTCTACTCCGGGTGCATGGAGCGTGAGTAACACATCTTCCAAAACAGCTCCTTTTTCAACAAAGCTAATGATTTCTCTTATCAGTTTCTTAAACTCTCAAGGAATCGCCAACTATGGTGTGGCTTTAACAAGTTCAATGAGAAGTGATATTTTCAGAACCTTTACTAGCCTAATGGCAGATGTTGCCAGGTATGCCGAAGATGGAGCGAATATATTGATTGAACATGGATGGTTTGAATCTCCACCACAAGCACCAAAATTAACGTAA
- the thiS gene encoding sulfur carrier protein ThiS → MTIYVNGKETLLGTGTNTIMTLIESYELNPMVVIVERNKGIVAKDSYDSTILEHGDHIELVHFVGEVDSLNDRYSRQELFSPIGKEGQKQIQQSHALIIGAGALGTALAESLTRAGIGKLTIVDRDYVEWSNLQRQQLYSESDARDRIPKAVAAKKRLQNINSDVEVASHVMDVSIEEMEQLIAGVDLILDATDNFDTRLLINDMSQKANIPWIYGACVGSYGLSLTIIPGKTPCLQCLLDSIPLGGMTCDTAGIISPAVQIVVAHQVTEALKLLTGNLAALRGSLYSFDLWLNSSSSISVKKIKKDDCPSCGKTPSYPYLDKTNSTKTAVLCGRNTVQIRPATNTTLNLETLADRLKPYGQVSKNHYLLSLTKGEHRLVFFTDGRVLIHGTKDIAEAKKLYYQFVG, encoded by the coding sequence TTGACTATTTACGTTAATGGAAAAGAAACATTGTTAGGAACTGGAACAAATACAATCATGACACTAATTGAATCTTACGAGCTGAATCCAATGGTTGTCATTGTTGAACGAAACAAAGGCATCGTTGCAAAAGATAGCTATGACTCTACCATACTTGAACATGGTGATCACATTGAACTCGTACATTTTGTTGGGGAGGTTGATTCTTTGAACGACCGCTACTCGAGACAGGAGCTTTTTTCACCAATAGGGAAAGAAGGTCAAAAACAAATACAGCAATCACACGCATTAATTATCGGCGCAGGCGCATTGGGAACAGCACTTGCTGAATCTCTCACAAGAGCAGGGATAGGAAAACTGACCATTGTCGATCGCGATTACGTCGAATGGAGCAATCTTCAACGCCAACAGCTATATAGCGAATCAGACGCTCGTGATCGGATCCCAAAGGCTGTGGCAGCAAAAAAACGGCTGCAGAATATCAATTCTGATGTTGAAGTGGCTTCACATGTTATGGATGTAAGCATTGAAGAGATGGAGCAGTTAATTGCAGGAGTTGATCTTATTTTAGATGCAACTGATAATTTTGACACACGACTGCTCATCAATGATATGTCACAAAAAGCGAACATTCCATGGATTTATGGAGCATGTGTGGGGAGCTATGGGTTATCTCTTACCATTATCCCTGGAAAAACACCATGCTTGCAATGCTTGTTAGATAGTATTCCTCTAGGTGGGATGACCTGTGACACAGCAGGTATCATATCACCCGCAGTTCAAATCGTTGTTGCACACCAAGTAACAGAAGCACTCAAGCTTCTTACTGGAAATCTAGCAGCACTTAGAGGTTCCCTTTATTCATTTGATTTGTGGCTGAATTCATCGTCATCGATTTCAGTAAAAAAAATAAAAAAAGATGATTGTCCGTCTTGTGGAAAGACTCCAAGCTATCCGTATTTAGATAAAACCAACTCAACAAAAACAGCAGTGCTATGCGGAAGAAATACCGTACAAATTCGACCAGCGACCAACACAACGTTAAATCTTGAAACACTAGCTGATCGATTAAAACCTTATGGTCAAGTGAGTAAAAACCATTATTTACTGTCACTGACTAAGGGAGAACACCGACTTGTTTTCTTTACAGATGGACGTGTGCTTATTCATGGAACAAAGGATATTGCAGAAGCAAAAAAGCTGTACTATCAGTTTGTAGGATAA
- a CDS encoding thiamine phosphate synthase, with protein sequence MMKKELHVISTGQQEKEDMIKIARNIHSYVDWIHLRENHRSPEEILHFIQGMKEADIPLSKVILNGSSSIALAGGVGGIQLSHRGEDVLMVKKHYPMLRVGCSVHSLSEALEKEQRGADFLLFGHVYESTSKPGLRPRGLYALQEITAYVAIPVIAIGGMTPSNVKDVLTAGASGVAVLSGIFRSDDPVRAAINYHKEIEVIGS encoded by the coding sequence ATGATGAAAAAAGAATTGCATGTCATTTCAACAGGACAGCAAGAAAAAGAAGATATGATCAAAATTGCCCGAAACATTCACTCGTATGTGGATTGGATTCATTTACGAGAGAATCATCGGTCACCAGAAGAAATTCTTCACTTCATTCAAGGCATGAAAGAAGCTGATATCCCCCTTTCAAAAGTGATACTAAATGGATCATCAAGTATAGCGTTAGCTGGAGGAGTAGGTGGGATTCAGCTTTCCCATAGAGGCGAAGATGTATTAATGGTAAAAAAGCATTATCCGATGTTACGAGTCGGATGCTCCGTACATTCGCTCAGTGAAGCATTGGAAAAAGAACAAAGGGGTGCCGATTTCTTACTATTTGGTCATGTGTACGAAAGTACTTCTAAGCCTGGACTCCGTCCTCGTGGTCTGTATGCTTTACAAGAAATCACTGCCTATGTAGCTATTCCTGTCATTGCAATCGGCGGGATGACCCCTTCTAATGTAAAGGACGTACTTACGGCAGGTGCTAGTGGAGTGGCTGTCTTATCGGGTATTTTTAGATCGGATGATCCAGTAAGAGCTGCCATCAATTATCATAAGGAAATTGAGGTGATTGGAAGTTGA
- a CDS encoding ABC transporter substrate-binding protein, with translation MKITKLLLPILLALTVIVAGCSKESSQPTETKKQRETIQMASWSKPIVEQSNLYVAEEKGFFEKENLTFEYIPGAGGGDAVKNILAGNADIAFANLEAVLLAAEKGEKLKIIYNIYPENVFNLVSLKESNIQSIEDLKGKNVGVYSLASGTYQNLQVLLHDAGVKEEEITVTATGVLNFAPLMEGQVAATAATDTGLYDAKQKGLGEVNIIEVKDVLNTPSDVFVVTEKVFNEKKELLLRFLQVYKDSIEYTMENPDEAADIAMKHAVDGTDVTRNKEIIAIRNQTSKNNKGLGMFDFTVLKEVEASYVEMGLLQKAVHIEDLTTNELVEQLK, from the coding sequence TAGTCAACCAACGGAAACGAAAAAACAAAGGGAAACGATTCAAATGGCCTCATGGAGCAAGCCAATTGTTGAACAAAGCAACTTATATGTGGCTGAGGAAAAAGGTTTTTTTGAAAAAGAAAATCTAACATTTGAATACATACCGGGAGCTGGTGGAGGAGATGCGGTTAAGAATATCCTTGCTGGAAATGCTGATATTGCTTTCGCAAACCTTGAAGCCGTACTGTTAGCAGCCGAAAAAGGTGAAAAATTGAAGATCATTTATAATATTTATCCTGAAAACGTATTTAACTTGGTTTCCTTAAAGGAAAGCAATATCCAATCGATAGAGGATTTAAAAGGAAAAAACGTCGGTGTTTACAGCCTAGCAAGTGGTACGTATCAAAATTTACAAGTTCTATTGCATGACGCAGGGGTGAAGGAAGAGGAAATTACGGTAACGGCAACAGGTGTTCTTAATTTCGCCCCTTTAATGGAAGGGCAAGTGGCTGCTACCGCTGCTACAGATACCGGTTTATATGACGCCAAGCAAAAGGGCTTAGGCGAAGTAAATATCATTGAAGTGAAAGATGTCCTAAACACTCCCTCTGATGTGTTTGTTGTTACCGAAAAGGTATTTAACGAAAAGAAAGAACTGCTTCTCCGCTTTCTTCAGGTCTATAAAGATAGCATAGAGTATACGATGGAGAACCCAGATGAGGCGGCTGATATTGCAATGAAGCATGCAGTGGACGGTACCGATGTCACACGAAACAAAGAGATTATTGCGATTAGAAACCAAACAAGTAAGAACAACAAAGGTCTTGGTATGTTCGACTTTACTGTTTTAAAAGAAGTTGAAGCGTCTTACGTAGAAATGGGATTATTACAAAAAGCGGTCCATATTGAAGACCTTACAACGAATGAACTTGTTGAGCAGCTGAAGTAA
- a CDS encoding helix-turn-helix domain-containing protein codes for MSESKADVILHPVRMRIIQSLVSEPLTVQQMKERMPDIPQATLYRHLKKLFESKVVFVVDEQQIRGTVEKWYALQPKEVNLGTDDLANYSKEQYMALFMKYIANIMAEYERYVSQEKVDFVKDGVSLRQAPLYLSDEEFTSLLQELGKVYSKVLTNKQAPNRKKRTFANIIIPEPNE; via the coding sequence ATGAGTGAATCAAAAGCAGATGTGATCCTACACCCTGTTCGCATGAGAATTATCCAGTCGCTTGTTAGCGAGCCCTTAACTGTTCAACAAATGAAGGAACGTATGCCAGACATTCCTCAAGCGACCCTTTATCGTCATTTAAAAAAACTATTTGAATCAAAAGTTGTGTTTGTAGTAGATGAGCAACAAATACGGGGAACGGTAGAAAAATGGTACGCTCTTCAACCAAAGGAAGTTAACTTGGGGACAGACGATCTAGCTAACTATAGTAAAGAACAATACATGGCCCTTTTCATGAAGTATATCGCTAATATCATGGCTGAATATGAAAGGTACGTATCACAGGAGAAGGTAGACTTTGTAAAGGACGGAGTTTCATTACGGCAGGCCCCCCTTTATTTATCTGACGAAGAGTTTACTTCCCTTCTACAAGAGCTCGGGAAAGTGTATTCAAAGGTCCTGACGAATAAGCAAGCACCAAATAGAAAGAAACGAACATTTGCCAATATCATCATACCAGAACCAAATGAATAG
- a CDS encoding alpha/beta hydrolase, with product MRETEVVIQSKVKLSGSLTLPDRDQEKSPAILIIPGTGKLNRDGKVNKKLDLKLYKQLAQFFTELGFITLRYDKRGVGKSEGDYYRTGLWDLVDDSQAAVQFLKMQDGVDADQVIVVGHSEGSMIGTALAAREPMAGLVLLAGAVERLEEAMKRQREIAAVDMRSAKGFIGFVLRLFKIDKKVEPQAQAFMQKVLGSKEDTMKVQFQTINAKWMREHFAYNVREDLAKVSCPVLAITGARDIQANPAVLEDLASFVKGDSEYYIVENMGHSLKFQAQTSHMLTVKKDIIAESTLPLHPELEKLLRNWVEKQFLEAKNLSHFIS from the coding sequence ATGAGAGAAACAGAGGTTGTTATTCAAAGCAAAGTTAAATTAAGTGGTAGTCTTACCCTTCCTGACCGTGATCAGGAAAAGTCTCCAGCCATATTGATTATTCCTGGAACTGGAAAGCTGAATCGTGATGGAAAAGTAAATAAAAAGCTAGATCTTAAATTATACAAACAGCTCGCACAGTTTTTTACAGAGCTTGGATTTATTACTTTACGTTACGATAAACGCGGAGTTGGTAAAAGCGAAGGTGATTATTACCGAACAGGTCTTTGGGATCTTGTGGACGATTCGCAAGCAGCCGTCCAGTTTTTAAAAATGCAGGATGGTGTTGATGCAGACCAAGTCATCGTTGTTGGTCATAGTGAGGGTTCTATGATTGGCACAGCACTTGCAGCCAGAGAACCAATGGCAGGTTTAGTATTACTTGCTGGTGCGGTTGAACGTTTAGAAGAAGCAATGAAAAGACAAAGAGAGATTGCGGCTGTTGATATGAGGAGTGCCAAAGGGTTTATTGGGTTCGTTTTACGCTTATTTAAAATAGATAAAAAAGTGGAACCACAGGCTCAGGCTTTTATGCAAAAAGTGTTAGGATCAAAAGAGGACACTATGAAGGTTCAATTTCAGACCATTAATGCAAAATGGATGCGTGAACATTTTGCCTACAATGTACGGGAGGATCTAGCGAAGGTTTCTTGTCCCGTCCTAGCGATTACTGGCGCTAGAGATATTCAAGCAAACCCTGCGGTTTTAGAGGATTTAGCTAGCTTTGTAAAAGGTGATTCTGAATATTATATCGTGGAGAATATGGGTCATTCACTGAAATTTCAAGCTCAGACCTCTCATATGCTAACCGTTAAGAAAGATATAATCGCTGAGTCTACCCTACCCCTCCATCCGGAATTAGAGAAGCTATTACGAAATTGGGTAGAGAAACAATTTTTAGAAGCGAAAAATCTAAGCCACTTTATCTCATAA
- a CDS encoding GrpB family protein yields the protein MRKTNIVPWSEEWARVFEKEAKVLNNIFQDKVIDIHHIGSTSIKTIGYAKPIIDILMVVHDISSVDHLNPSMLELGYEAKGENGIPGRRFFQKGGDHRTHHVHVFQEGDKQINFHLDFKKFLLQHPDQAARYKQKKLDLATKYPNEHHRYQEGKQDLVSELAELAKQWGEEIRTLRD from the coding sequence ATGCGTAAAACAAATATCGTACCATGGTCGGAAGAATGGGCTAGAGTTTTTGAAAAAGAAGCTAAGGTTCTTAATAATATCTTTCAAGATAAAGTGATCGACATTCATCACATAGGAAGTACCTCCATTAAAACAATTGGTTACGCCAAGCCTATTATCGACATATTGATGGTCGTACATGACATTTCAAGTGTTGACCATTTAAACCCTTCCATGCTCGAACTTGGCTATGAAGCAAAAGGAGAAAACGGGATACCTGGAAGACGATTCTTTCAAAAGGGTGGTGACCATCGTACCCATCATGTCCATGTTTTTCAAGAAGGAGATAAACAAATTAATTTTCACCTAGACTTTAAGAAGTTTTTACTACAACACCCGGATCAAGCTGCCAGATACAAACAAAAAAAGCTAGACCTAGCCACCAAATACCCCAATGAACATCATCGATATCAAGAAGGAAAACAAGACCTTGTATCAGAGCTGGCAGAGCTCGCCAAACAATGGGGAGAAGAAATTCGAACATTGAGAGATTAA
- a CDS encoding GNAT family N-acetyltransferase, giving the protein MMIRKALPTDAKGIAKVHVDSWRTTYKHIFPEDYLQSLTYESREELWNGVIPNGYVYVAENHQGEIVGFSSGGKERTGDYPGYEGELYAIYILKEYQGKGIGRQLVKPLREQLINDGINSMTVFVLEENPSKHFYESLGAIEIDRLQDTLAGKEVIELVYGWKDLSIIV; this is encoded by the coding sequence ATGATGATTCGTAAAGCCCTACCAACAGATGCAAAGGGCATCGCCAAAGTTCATGTTGATAGCTGGCGAACCACTTATAAGCATATTTTTCCTGAAGATTACCTACAATCACTAACGTATGAAAGTCGAGAAGAATTATGGAATGGTGTAATCCCTAACGGATATGTATATGTCGCTGAAAATCATCAAGGGGAGATCGTTGGCTTTTCTTCAGGTGGTAAAGAAAGAACAGGAGACTACCCAGGGTATGAGGGAGAATTATATGCCATTTACATTCTAAAAGAGTACCAAGGGAAAGGAATTGGACGCCAACTCGTGAAGCCGTTAAGAGAACAGCTCATTAATGATGGGATTAATTCAATGACGGTGTTCGTATTGGAGGAGAATCCTTCAAAGCATTTTTATGAATCACTTGGAGCCATAGAAATTGACCGACTACAAGATACATTGGCTGGGAAAGAAGTAATAGAACTTGTATATGGTTGGAAAGACTTATCAATAATCGTATAA